GGCTGCACTCACATTAGGCAGTATAGTGAGGACTCGATCGGCTTTACTCGATGTAGATATGGGGATTATCCATAGCGTGGTATTCAGCTCCAATGGCAAACAACTGGCCATCATCAGTGGACATGACGGCACTACCCTCTTGTGGGACACCCTCGACAAGCATGGCTCTCAAGTAGCTGAGCTCAAAGGCCATACAGGGGTGGTCAATAGCGTGGTGTTCAGTCCTGATGGCAGCCAACTGGCTACCAGTGGAGAAGACGGCATCGTCTGTCTGTGGGACACCTCCAGCAAGCAACTGGCTGAACTCAAAGGACATAAAGAGCGTGTTGATGGAATTCAGTTCAGTCCCGATGGCAAACAACTGGCTACCACCAATAGCGAGGATAGCATTGTCCGTCTATTGAACACCTCCGGCAAGCAACTGGCTATACTCAAAGGACATAAAGGGAGTATCTATTCCTTAGAATTCAGCCCCGATGGCAAGCAATTGGCTACCACCAGTAGCAAGGATAGCATCGCCCGTCTGTGGGACACCTCCGGTAAGCAACTGGCTATACTCAAAGGAGATCGCGTGGTATTATTCAGCCCCGATGGCAAGCAATTGGCTACCACCAGTAGCAAGGATAGCATCGCCCGTCTGTGGGACACCTCCGGCAAGCAACTGGCTATACTCAAAGGACATAAAGGGAAGATCTATTCCTTAAAATTCAGCCCCGATGGCAAGAAATTGGCTACCAATGGAGAGGATGGCACCGCCCGTCTGTGGGACACTTCTGGCAAGCAACTGACTGAAATCAGAGGTGTCTACCATTTGGATTTCAGCCCCGATGGCAAACAACTGGCTACTAGTGAATACGAGAATGGCATTGTTCGTTTATGGAACACCTCCGGCAAACAACTGGCTGTACTCAAAGGACATAAAGGATTTCTATATTCCTTCGATTTCAGCCCTGATGGCAAGCAACTGGCTACTAGTGGAGAGGATGGCACCGCCCGTCTGTGGAACACATCCGGCAAGCAACTAGCTGTACTCAAAGGCAATCAAGCACCTGTGTTGTCGGTGAAGTTCAGTCCGGATGGCAAACAATTGGCTACCAGTGGGCAAGACGGCACCGTCCGTCTGTGGGACACTTCCGGCAAGCAACTGACTGAGATCAGAGGCTATCAAGGGCGGCTCTTTAGCGTGGTGTTCAGCCCCGATGGCAAGCAACTAAGCACCTTTGGAGGAGAGACGCGCACCTCAGGCTTGTTACGGGTAGGGGGAATCGATGAACTGTTCTCAAAAAGCTGTGATTGGGTGCGGGATTATTTGAAGAATAACCCTAATATCAAAGAGAGTGACAGGCATTTGTGCGACGGCATTGGTACGCAACAGCGATCGCCTCAAGCTCAGTAAGGGATAAAGCTTAGATTTGCTGCGATCGCTTTTCTGGGGCTATCTGTTCACAAATTCTATATGTTCTGGCGAATTTAATCCTGCTTGCAATACCGCCATAACACCAGACATATCACCTGCAAGTAAAGCTGGAACTGCTAACCATAAACCCGGCATTACTTGACTTTGCAAAATCCCATCTGCATTTGGTTCTAAAGGCACATATTCGCTTTCATTTAACCGGAACCAATCAACACGATTTTCTAATATTTGCCAAACCAGATATTCTTGAACCCCGTTACGCCGATAAGCCTTTTTTTTATCGTGTAAATCATAAGCTGCACTACTAGCAGCAATTTCTACAACTAACTCTGGTGCGCCTTCGATAAAGTCATCTTCTGTTAACCGCGACTGTCCCTCCAAGCTTTGATCGATTAACAAAACTGCATCCGGTTGTGGTTCATTATCTCGATCTAGGCGTACTGTTGGTTCAATTCCTAAATTCACACCAGGAGTAGAAATCCGGTAATTCCATAACCAACCCACTAAATTACTGTGTGGTTCTGCATGATGTTTAAAACGTAGAGGTGATGCCAAGTAAACAACTCCTTCAATTAATTCAGCTTTCTGATGTTTTGGCATAGCTTGATAGCGACGCTCAAATTCGTGGCGAGACAATCTATCGCCGCTTTCCAAAGGTGGAATTAAAGCTGGAGTTTCGTTAATATCTGGTTGCCGTTGTGTTACCATTTAGCATCCCTCCAGGTATTGTTAATACTTTCATTTTATTTGGTTAACTAACCAAGCCACAGCATCTTCAACGTTACTTACTTGTTCCCCTGGCGGTATAGCTGGACGATTCACCATCACGACTGTTACACCCATTTCTCGCGCCGCAATAATCTTGGCGTAAGTCGCATCCCCACCACTATTTTTACTAACAATCGTATCAATTTTGTAGTTAATCAGAATTTCTCGCTCATTCTCTAAGGCAAAAGGGCCGCGATCGCACAATACCAAACCCGGCGGTATCAAGTCATCAGGGCTAGGTGGATCGATCACCCGCATCAGGAACCACAGTTTTTTTAAATGCGCAAAGCTACTAAGTTCTTGTCTACCAACAGTTAAAAATACTCGCTGTGCTTGATTTGACAGCGCTGCGGTTGCGGCTGCAATATTATCGACTTCAATCCAGCGATCGCCACTTACTTTCTCCCACACAGGACGGTTTAACATCAAACGGGGTATACCAACTTCCGTCGCCGCCGCCGCTGCATTAAAAGAAATTTGACTAGCGAAGGGATGAGTTGCATCTATCAAAAGGTGGATTTTCTCTTGACGCAAATAGTTGGCCAACCCCGCCGCACCACCAAAACCCCCAATGCGGATATTACCAGATGGGATTGAGGGTTGACGGGTACGACCAGCTAAAGATGCGATCGCCTCGATTCCTGGGATCGTAGCAACTCTAGCAGCTAGTTCTGCTGCGTCTCCCGTTCCCCCCAAAATCAAAACCCGCATCATACAATACTCCGGACAGTTTTGAGTTGAGCCAATCGACAAGAAAGCTATCGATCCATTAGGGTGCTGATTAGAAGAAACAAGCACAGGAACGATAGCTGTATGGAAATTATACAAAGCCTGGTGGAAAAAATGGGCGTTTTGGGCAAACCGGGAGTAAAGGTGATGACAACGCTGTTTGCAACGATATTAATTACATGTGGCAAGGTAAATTTTACCAACTTGAGTCGCTACAGCAGTTTGAGCGAGAAAACCTATCGACGACAGTTTCACAGACAGTTTGACTTCGCCCAGTTCAACGCAGAAATTATCAAAGCAGCAAACTCTTTACAGCACCAGATGATCGCCGTGATGGATTGCTCATTCATTGCCAAAAGTGGGAAAAAGACCTTTGGACTTGACCAATTTTACAATGGTAGTCACAATCGAGTCGAGAAAGGATTGGAAGTGTCCTTGGTGGCGGTGATAAATGTAGAAACTGAAGTGGGCTTTGGTCTGCTTGCTGAACAAACATTTTGTCTTTTCAATGGCCAGTGTCAAACGACGCTCTTTTAATGACCATTTGCTCGACACGTTTATTTCAAAGTTAGGCCTTTGTGCGACTGTAATTAAATCTCATCCTAACTACCAAAGCCTACGATCTTACGGCGTTATTGCTGCCTAATTTTGTCCGAAGTATTGATCATAGATACTTATATTTAGATTTGAGATTTTGGATTCAAACTCGGTATGGCTGGAATCCTGGCCAAAACACCCTTTTTCAAAGCTTCTGGACGTTCTGACCAAGGCAACAAACCATCAGATTTGCTGTAGTATTGATGAGCACATTCCAAAACAGCAGATGCACTGTCATCCACTGCTAGATCGCCAAATAGATAAGTAATTTTACCTTGTGCGGCAAAAGCTACGACGCAAGAACGGTTACAAGCACTCATGCATTCTACTTGTTGAATGGGGAATAGATCTCGTAACTCCCAATCTTGTGCCAAGTCTTGCAGCTGGTTGAGTAGTTTTTCTCCACCACTTTCGCCTAAGCGTTTGCCATCTTGCCAAACACTGGCACAGGTTTTGCAAACAAATAGAGTATGAGAGGATACACTAAAATTACTAGTTTCAGAATTATTAACAGCAGTCATCTGTACCTCGCAGATGTGTAGAACAAAACACTCAACATTTGGTGGGCATCCTGACTCACTCAATTTTGGAAGTTAGAAAATTGGTTCACAGTTGCGGGACAGCGCCGGATTTACACCGAACTTTCCCCGTTACCTCTGATGGCTGCTCCCCACCAGAACCAAATGACTTGTTAAATCATACACTACACTCTGCGATCCTCCGCGCTGCCTTCGTGTTCCTTTGCGTTAAAAAAAATCCCACGCCTTCAAGACTTGGGAATTTAATTTTCCTTTGATTCTCAACTAATTAAAATCTTAAACCTACGCCACCTTGCAACGAAAAAGCAGTCCCACTACCATCACGGTAGGCATCAAAAGCAATAATAGCGTTACCAAAAAGAACGGTATTGCTATTTGGTACAACGTAATCAATTCCAGGTTGTAGGGCAAAGCTAATTTTATTACCCACCGGCGAAGGGTCATCCCCGCTAGCCAAGGCTAATCCAGCACCCAAGTAGGCATCAGTTTGCCAGTTCAAAGGTACATCGTAAGAAACCGTAGGCACAATTGCTGTACCATTACCTATTAATGCCTGCGCGCGGAAAGAAATTGGTGACTCCAAAAGTTTATAACGAAAAGCAATTACCCCGCCAAGCTGAACACCATCACTCAAACCTACAGACGGGCCAATACCGACATAACTACCATAGGCCACTTGAGCTTGTGCTGGTTGAATGCTCATAGCAAGATTCAACAGCGAACCAGCCCCTAAAACTGCAATTAAATACCGGAGATGCTTCATTGCCCGTATCCTCACACCATCTGAAATTGTCAAGGTTTCTTTTAATACCTATGTTATCGCTGTTGTTGATAATAATCAGTGGGTAGTGGTCAGTTGTTATTGGGCATAGGGCATGGGGAAGAGGCAGAGGGGCAGGGAGCAGGGGAGAAAAGTTCCTAGCCTCTACTCCCGTGCTTCCTACACCCTAAGGACAGCGGGGATGAATGCCGCCTTGAGTACAAATGTAAGCCAGTTGTTTGGGGTCTAAGTTTTTGGCTTGAGAAAAATCCACTCCTTGGACTACGGCAGAAACTGCGCCTTTGGATGGTGTTTGGACAAATTGATCTGCTGGATCTTGTTTGGTAGGTGCGAGAATTGTTCCCTTAAAATCTGCACCTGCAACATTGGCTCCCCGTAAATCTACAAGGCTGAGGTCAGCATTTTGTAAATTCACATTTTGCATTTGGGCTGAACGCAAAACTGCACCAGTCAGACGAGTAGCACTTAAATTAGCATTGCTGAGATTGACACGTTCTAAATCGGCTCCAGATAAGTCTGCCCCTTGCCAATCGGTTTGGGTTAAGTTGGCATAAGACAATTGAGTACCTATGGCTGTTACGCGGCCTAAACGAGCTGCATATAAATCAGCTTCGTTCAATTTGGCATCACCTAAATCTGCTCCAGTCAGGCTGGCATTTTCTAAAGCTGCACCACGTAAATCTGCTCCTACTAGCTGGGTACTGCTGAGGTTAGCACCAATTAAGCGTGCATCGGATAAGTTAGCTCTGTTGAGAGTAGAGCGACTTAAATCACTACGGTTTATTACTACGCGGCTGAGATTTGCATCGGTGAGATTGGCTTGCTTCATCTGCACTTGACTCAAATCAGCGATGACATCGTCGTAGGTATCCCAACGCCCATCTTCACCAACGCTGCGAAAGCGACTACCGCGAAAACTAGCTTGATTCAGATTTGCGGACTTAAATTTAATTCCCGATAAATCAATGTTGTCTAGTACCAAGTTGAACAGGGGATTAGCTTCAGCGCTAGTAAAACCTAATTGGGTACGACTCAAATCAATACCGTTGCCTTGACCGCTGTAAACAGCGAGAATTTTGTTGATCGCTTGTTGGTTGAGTTGTAAGCGTTTTTGTCGTATTTCTCGGTCTTGGGGTGCATTATTGTTGCCATTCACCTCGCCAGCAAGAAACTGATTCTGATTTTTTAACTCAGGGATAGCTGTTAGACCAACATTGACTAAAGCTTGTTGAAGGCTATCTACTAGGGTAGGGTTGGTTTCCTTCACCAGTAGATCTGCAAGAAATTGAATCGCCTGCGGGTCTTTGAGAGTACCCATAGCAAGAATTGCACTGCGGCGTTCTTCAAGGGTAGCAGTAGAATTTGGGTTAAGCTGTTTTACGAGTTCGAGAAACTGTTGGCTGTTGATTTGCTGAGATTTACGCTGAGTTTCCTGAGTTTGGATGTAGACTTGAGTGCCTACTAAAGTTGTCAATACAGCTACCATACTCAGGAGTGCTACTCCGGTGAGGGTGAGATTAGGATTACGCCGGATAAAGTCTAGCAAGGGATGCGATTGTGTATTTTCAGCAGCACCTGCTACTTCTTCGTCTTCCGTGAGTGACTGTTCTGCTGCATCAGACTTGTCCTCTGTAAATGAGGCTGGCAAAGGACGAGTAGCATCTACTGTATATGTACCTGCCAAAATATCATGCAATGCCCGCCGTCCCTGCTTTGAAGGTAAGCCAATTCCTTCAGCAGCGATCGCTAATAACGCCAAAACTGCAAAAATGCCTAAGTTGGGAAAGGCTAAACTGTAGCGCCACAGCAAATAAGCTACAGATAAAGGTACAGTCCAACGACCAACTCCTTCTCGCACTATGACTGCGCCAAAACCTGGTGCTTTTCCTTGCTCGTTCACAACCCGAATCCCAAATCGCCGCTTGGGAATCGTACTACCTGTTTTTGCGAGTAAATATAGTTGCCAGCCCGATATTGTCACTGGTGCTAATAATGCTAGGCTCCATAAGATATTAGTAGGCCAAGCTACATTACGGATACCATAGCTAACAGGTAAAGCTAAAGGTCGAGCGATCGCTCTTTCTGTCACCACCAAAACTGGGTTAACGGGTACGCGGTTCAAATCGCTTCTAGAATTGGCATATACGCCTAAGCCGAAAGGAATCAAACCACTAGTAACCACCAGCGCGATTTCCGCTGCCCAAGCACCAACACGTCTAGTTACTAATGGCACTGAATTGGATTTTGCTGGGCTGTTTGACTGACTAGATTGATTATTACTTCTCCTGACAATTGGGGTCGCCATTGTATTAATTACCTTTGACTTTATTTCTACACCGCTGCCGACGCGGTTTAAATACACTATTTTTTATGTTGAAAGCTATTGGACACAAAAAATTTGTATCCAACATACACTAACACTGCCAACACTGCCAGACTGATGACAGAAGCTACAAGTTTTAGCAATGCTTGCACCATTGCAATACCTAATACAGCCGCCACCCCTAAAACTACTAGCTTTCTCGTTCCAGATAAGCTATTGAACCAGCTTTGCAATCGCGTTATCTGGGAGTTCAAGCTCCCAAAATTAAACCCAAAAGTTTGTCTTCGTTCTTCGGGTGGAGAAACTTCAGCTGATGAGGAATTAATTTCTGCCTCTAGTTTTTGCAGGCGACGTTGCAAGTCTTCTTCTGGTTGAGGATTCATAAATCTTTTTTACCTCAGCATATAGACGGTTTTGTCTGTGATTTTAGCGAATGTATCTGTTTGCTAAATATTTTTAGACGCTTCATCATATCTTATTGTTTAAAATTTACCATTATTAATTTCTCAAACTCCTTTATGGCAAGGACTTCATGAGCTATACTCTTAAATCCGGACATTCCGAAATAGTACAGGCATCAACAAGAACTAAAACTGTAGTTAATAAAAGTCATACTGAGTACTTCGGTTTTTGTCTTACCAGTAAGTAGTATTGCTTTATATTTTCTTAATACATATTTATTTCAGGCTTTTTTTATACTTTTTGAATTGAGGTATTTTGATATATAAATATAAAAATTTATACGCTATATTTAGGAATGCTGGAACACAAACTAATAAACATCGTCTAACAATTTAGATTAAGCCTAAAAATATCGCTTAATAAACAGTCGGGAGCATTATATATAATCATATGAAAATAGATAGAGTATTAACGGTCGTTCCCACAGCCTTGGCGATGAGTTTAGTGCTGAACGATGTGAATTTGGCGAAAGACGCTCCCACAATCGTTAATCGTAACTTCAGTCCTGACCCCCTAGTTTTCAATGGCAATTCTGGGGGTTCGGTGAAAAGCAATTGCGGTAATATTCCTGCTACACCCAGTCAAGTTATCAAAGTTTCAGAGTCGTTACCTTATTTGCGCGTCACTGTTGAGAGTAAAGGACAGCCCACATTGTTGATTGACGGGCCTGGGGGAAAATTTTGTGTTTTAGCCGATAGTTACTCTGCTGGTAAGGCAGAACTTGCTGGTTACTGGCCAGCAGGAGATTACTCGTTTTACATAGGTGACTTATCTCAACAGCAATCTCAACAGCAATCTAGCTATACCCTCTCAATTTCGCAAAAGCCGTCTAAATAGTTGGGGAATATTTCCAGGCTGAGGGGCTTAACCCATAACTCGATTGACCCACCGCATCATGAGTTCTCGATCGAGATAAATATACATCAATAAAAGATGTAGAAAAAGGCTATGATTTGCTTGATTTACCTTTTGCCTTAGCAAGACAATATTCCAAAGCAAAAATCAAATCTCAGTAAGTCAGTGCAAATCACCATCACTGGTTTGTAGTGTGCTACTCTGCGAGAAGCCGCTACGCTACAAGAACGCGTCTACAGCGCTAAAGCGCAACTACGAGCCAAATACAAGTTAGGTTTTTCCCACCGACTGACTTACTACAAAACAGAGAGTGAGTAACGGCTAATTGCTGCTACTCACTTTCTGATTAACTTATTAAGAATAATTAATATTATTTCTTGGAGATTCTATTTTTTAGAAATCCCTTAAATGTAGTACATAAGTTCCTTCTCTCGGTGTCTGCTCCTGCGTTCGCAAAGGTCTTGAAGGGTATATCCTTCTAAAACAGAGTTAGCCGCTTGACGTGCTTCCTGCCAAACTTCTTCAATGAGTTGAGAGTCTACTGTGTTGGAATTGTGGTCAAGTTTAGGTGTAATGGACTCTACCCCTTCAATGCAGCTCCAAGCTTCCAGCAAAGTAATTTTTCGAGGATCTCGCGCCAGAACATAGCCACCTTTGGCTCCACGTATACTTTTAATTAGACCTCCACGCCTCAAAGTTGCTAGCAATTGCTCTAGATAGCGGTTTGGGATATCTTGTAGTACTGCCATCTGTCGGATTTGTAGCGACTCACCATTAGAGTATCGACTCGCCAACTCTAACAGGGCTAGAAGTGCGTATTCAGATTTGTTAGAGAGTTCCACAGGTATAATATGTTAAACTTGAAACTATAATGATACTGTTGACTTTCGGTTCGGTCTTTAAATTATAAAACTTGATAATCAGTGTTTGGCTAGTTAGCTAATTTAACTGTATAGGCTCTGACCGATAGAAGCAAATATTGTTATTTTTTATTTTAATAAATAAAAGTGATTAATTAAAGTATACTCTCTGGCGTAAGTGTTTAATTCAGGCTGAATCATTACTTAGTCCCATTAACAAGAGGGCAATATTCTTAGGTTAGGAATTGTGTACATCTTGTTATTGGCATTCCTAGAGATAGAACAATAATGGCATCACGACTTTGTTGTCGCTGAGTTCTGCGCTAAGAGGCTAAAAGAAAAATGGAACTCAAAGCAGTTGGCATACAAATTCCAGAAGGCTGTAACCTGATTTTGGGGCAAACCCACTTTATTAAAACAGTGGAAGATCTGTACGAAATTATGGTGGGTACATCTTCACAAGTCAAATTTGGGATTGCTTTCTGTGAAGCTTCGGGGCCATGTCTCATCAGAACCACAGGTAACGATCGCTCTCTTGAAGAAGCAGCAACTAACAATGCACTAGCTATTGGTGCAGGCCACAGTTTTATCATTCTACTCAAAGAAGCTTATCCCATCAACTTCCTCAACGCCATTAAGCAATGTCCAGAAGTATGCACTATTTACTGTGCAACAGCAAATCCAGTAGAGGTAATTGTAGCTGAAACTGCTCAAGGAAGAGGAATTCTTGGGGTGATTGATGGCTTTTCACCCAAAGGAGTAGAAACTGCTGAAGATGTAAAGACGCGTCAAGCGTTTTTGCGCCAAATTGGTTATAAGCTTTAGTACTTTCTGTACTCGCTCAAAAAACCTCAAATATCGCTCGAAGACTGATTACCTAAAAAATTCTTGATTTTATGGCTTCAGATGCTTTTTAGAATTTTTCAACTCTTGCCATAAAGCTTTAATCTGCTTGTAGGCTTCTTCGGGAGAGAGTTTTCCATGAGTTTCTAAACAAGTAATAAATTCAACTCTCTGAGAAAATTCTCGGAGATTAAGAGTAAATTCTTTATTTTCTGACTTAATTCGGGCATAATCGCGAGGATAACTAGCTAAAAAGCTATTTTTGTCTTTGTTATTGCACTGTTCCATATTTCTGCCTTCTCATTTGGCTGCTTTTTTAGGCGAATATCCAACTTCCTGAATTCAAACAATTTTTCCGATCTGTCAAACGTAAGCTAGATGGGGATCGTGCTTAACTTTTAAGTAAGTGATTTAGTCAATACAACATATTTAAAAGTTAGCTATTTACTACAATTACAAAAATCTTGTGATTTTTTAAGGTTTTTATTAAGGTCTTGTCGTACGTTAGCATAGCTAAAATTATGGCTAATTTACAAGTGGATTAGCAACCTGATTTTTTATTACTAGTTGACAAAATATTGATGTGATAAAACCTGATTTTTTGTTACAATTATCAAAAATACCTGGATTAAGTTAAAAACTATCGGTTAATAAAGAATAATTTATATTAACAGTTGTTAAGTGTTAGCTATATTGATAAATTAGTTACAATCGTTGAATTTTTATATATGTTTCTATCAATTACTGCTAGTATTTGTTGGTTTAGCCTTTAATTAAAAATATCAGGAGATAAATTTTATTCCCTAATCTTAATTAACCTTGGAGGGAAAAACTCATGCGGGAAATGCCATTGATAAACTTAACTGATGAAGAGCGCAGGAGAAACGAATATCTAGACAAAGTTAATCATGCTCCATACCCTAGGATATTTTTGATCGCATTAGGGATTTTGTTCCTATTTACTCTAGCGTTCTCACTTACCGCTTTTTAAGTCTTTTGTTGTCATCTTTAATGCTCCTTGCTGTACAAATGGCA
The genomic region above belongs to Calothrix sp. NIES-2098 and contains:
- a CDS encoding precorrin-6x reductase, whose product is MMRVLILGGTGDAAELAARVATIPGIEAIASLAGRTRQPSIPSGNIRIGGFGGAAGLANYLRQEKIHLLIDATHPFASQISFNAAAAATEVGIPRLMLNRPVWEKVSGDRWIEVDNIAAATAALSNQAQRVFLTVGRQELSSFAHLKKLWFLMRVIDPPSPDDLIPPGLVLCDRGPFALENEREILINYKIDTIVSKNSGGDATYAKIIAAREMGVTVVMVNRPAIPPGEQVSNVEDAVAWLVNQIK
- a CDS encoding RDD domain-containing protein, with translation MYLNRVGSGVEIKSKVINTMATPIVRRSNNQSSQSNSPAKSNSVPLVTRRVGAWAAEIALVVTSGLIPFGLGVYANSRSDLNRVPVNPVLVVTERAIARPLALPVSYGIRNVAWPTNILWSLALLAPVTISGWQLYLLAKTGSTIPKRRFGIRVVNEQGKAPGFGAVIVREGVGRWTVPLSVAYLLWRYSLAFPNLGIFAVLALLAIAAEGIGLPSKQGRRALHDILAGTYTVDATRPLPASFTEDKSDAAEQSLTEDEEVAGAAENTQSHPLLDFIRRNPNLTLTGVALLSMVAVLTTLVGTQVYIQTQETQRKSQQINSQQFLELVKQLNPNSTATLEERRSAILAMGTLKDPQAIQFLADLLVKETNPTLVDSLQQALVNVGLTAIPELKNQNQFLAGEVNGNNNAPQDREIRQKRLQLNQQAINKILAVYSGQGNGIDLSRTQLGFTSAEANPLFNLVLDNIDLSGIKFKSANLNQASFRGSRFRSVGEDGRWDTYDDVIADLSQVQMKQANLTDANLSRVVINRSDLSRSTLNRANLSDARLIGANLSSTQLVGADLRGAALENASLTGADLGDAKLNEADLYAARLGRVTAIGTQLSYANLTQTDWQGADLSGADLERVNLSNANLSATRLTGAVLRSAQMQNVNLQNADLSLVDLRGANVAGADFKGTILAPTKQDPADQFVQTPSKGAVSAVVQGVDFSQAKNLDPKQLAYICTQGGIHPRCP
- a CDS encoding BadM/Rrf2 family transcriptional regulator translates to MELSNKSEYALLALLELASRYSNGESLQIRQMAVLQDIPNRYLEQLLATLRRGGLIKSIRGAKGGYVLARDPRKITLLEAWSCIEGVESITPKLDHNSNTVDSQLIEEVWQEARQAANSVLEGYTLQDLCERRSRHREKELMYYI